TTGTGCAAGCCAATAATTTTATAGTTCCGTGATCATCACTGGCCCATGTCCTCCTCCAACTACAGTTGATGAATACTGATCTGCACTTTGTCAGTGGAATCGACTTAAATCATATTAACATAAAGTAACTGCAGTGCAATATTTTTCCTGAAATCTACACTAATATATCACTCCTTTTACTGCACCACACCACCACAGCTATCATTATAATTGTTAGACAGGTGGGCACTGTAATGAGGAtaaagaggatgtcatcagggGGGTCCTGAAAAATTTGCATTTCTGAACTACAGTTTGAAAAATATAATTTGTGAATATTAATTACATAGTTTTCCATTTGTGGATTCGGCCAGTAGCAATAAACACTTTCTGCTGAAATCTCAGCGCAGTATGAGAATGAACTGTAAtagctggaaaaaaaataaaagacagtTAATTACACACATACTTTGAAAAGTAACATATTGTATGAGTTAACTTCTCTATGTTTGATTATAACTTAATTGAAGCTAAACAACCATGTACACTGAATTGGCAATAATTCGAGTACAGCTAATTATGGGAAGGAATTACAACAGGCAAGATATATATTCCACTCATACAGTAAATGCAATGAACATGTCAATTCAATCTTCTttaaaaaattatcatttattgtgTTGCTTtcaactctctctcattctcaaaACTTGGGAATTCTTTCTCAaccttagaacactacagcacagtgcaggcccttcggcccctgaTGTTGTGCTGACACCTAAGCTTcataaaaaatactaaaccctccctacccatagctctttatttttcttctatccatgtgcctaagagtctcttaaatgtccctaatgtttcaaggcattccaggcatccatgaCTCTCTTTGAGCaataattacccctgatgtctcccctaaatctccctcccttaactttgtacatgtgtcctctagtgcttgctattcctgctctgagAAAAAAGGCACCAGCTGtccatttctatagccatgataatATCCCTGACAACTAATGCTActtcccctcaccaccccccccattccttcccatcctattcctttttaaACACCTAAACCACGGTACctacatcagccaatcctgcccatcctccagccaagtctctgtaatagcCACATCATCATAGTtctacatactgatccatgctctaagttcatccctatTATTCCTAATTCTCCTAGCATTGaattagacacatttcaaccctctAATTGACTACATTTATGGTTTGTCCCCTGCCTGTACTTCCTCACTAACTCAGAACACATTGCATCATGCTTTTTACCTTTTACCCTATTCTCTGCAATCATGTTTTATTTcgcacccccctgccaaactagtttaaaccctccccaatagctCTAGTAAACCTACCCGCCAGCATGtttgtccctctccagttcaggtgcagctcaTCATTTTTGTACAGATCAGACCTTccacagaagagatcccaatgatccaccaaTCTGAA
The Narcine bancroftii isolate sNarBan1 chromosome 1, sNarBan1.hap1, whole genome shotgun sequence genome window above contains:
- the LOC138750294 gene encoding receptor activity-modifying protein 3-like isoform X1, translating into MDKDAVLLVQLLAFAFWGNGLLTPGLAAEDFANLHNQLQSNQSDDKRICNETAMLEKVYWCGYLFESHLNEMNSSDWCNFTLIANYYSSFSYCAEISAESVYCYWPNPQMENYVINIHKLYFSNCSSEMQIFQDPPDDILFILITVPTCLTIIMIAVVVWCSKRSDILV